The Gossypium raimondii isolate GPD5lz chromosome 2, ASM2569854v1, whole genome shotgun sequence genome segment TTTCATATTCTTCGGAAACCAAGTTTCTGCTGTGGTTCAGGAAGATACATTTGTGGCAAGTCCGAGAATTGGACCCAAACCAACGGCGAACCTAGTAACCACCAGATTACTATCCCAAATGGTTATTACACTCTGATCTGTTGCTAGCTCAAATACTGGCATGGaactatatatattacatactaAACAAAGtagattagttaattaaaatactaatagcACAATATATAACTCCAGACCTAACATCTGTTCTTACATTTGACCTAATTTGGTTCATAGCTTAGAGCTGCCTTTTATGACAACTCAGCTTGCCACCTTGACCGATCCACAACTCAGGAAGTCTAACTTTATTTTCTTGTCTTCTCTGTCAGCTCTAGGAACTGATGTACTTGATGTTGAGAAGCCTGTGGTTTTCACTTACGAAGATATTCTTTTTTCAACCGATGGGTTCTCAGATTCTAATCTACTTGGTCGTGGAATCTATGGTTCTGTTTATTTTGGTTTCCTTCGGGACCAGGTTTGTGTGTTTCTACTTCGGAATTCAGATCATATGATTGCGTCAAAGATGAGGAATTTAGATCATAAATTAACATTGAAAGTTTTCAAGAGAGCATTTAATAAAACtgttctatattttattaactacacaactgaatttaaataaagaaaagagttaTAACCTAATTGGGAAAATAATTCcgttattctaataaactactaaaagataaggaaaataattctcttattctaataaactactaaaagataaaataaaatattcttaaaatatctcaaatgatttattctaAGATTTATCTACCCAAATAagatttatctacctaaataactttaaaatatatcccAAAATATATGGGTTTCACATATTTCAACACCCTCCCTCAAGTTGGTGCATATATATCAATCATGCCCAATTTGCtcacaagaaaatcaaagcttGCACACTTGgccttcttcaatcttctccttGATAAAATGTCTATCAATCTCAACATGTTTAGTTTTGTCATGCTGGACTAGGTTGTGAGCAGTACTAATGGCAGCTTTGCTATCACAATACAACTTCATTGGTAAAGTTATTGGTTTCCTCAACTCTtctataattctttttaaccacatcatttcacaaattccttGAGCCATTGATCTAAACTCAGCCTCTATACTGCTTCTTGCTacaacattttgtttttttcttcgcCAAGTCACAAGGTTTCCTTAAACAAATGTATAGTATCTTGATGTAGATTTTCTATCTGTTATTGAGCCTGCCCAGTTTGCATCTGTATAAGCTTCAATTCCTCTTTGTTCGAATTTCTTGAAGAATAAGCCCTTTCCAGGTGAACTCTTTAAGTATCTCAGAATCCGAAACACTGCTTCTTCATATTCCTCCAGTGGAGAGTGCATAAATTGACTCACTAAGCTCACTGCAAAAGCTATGTCTAGCATTGTATGTGATAAGTAAATTATCTTACCGACTAATCTTTGGTATTGCCCTTTATCAACTAATCGACCTTCtttatttccaaattttacATTTGGATCAATTGGTGTGTTAGCTGGGCGGCAACCACTCATCCCagccttttttaaaattaggatgtCAAAGCCTATAATGCCAAATCATAACCTTATCAAAACTGGaagcaaaatttaaacataaagtaGTTGTTGGTTGATTTAGATGGTCGTCGTCAAGAAAGTAAATTCCACCAGATTTTTTAGCATTGCCAATCATCCTACTCGAGACTATGTCCTGAAATTTACACATAGAGGAGTCAAATATAATATGACAATTCGAGGACTAGGATAATTTACTGACCGATATGAGATTACAAGCTAGATTTGACACATGGAAAACATCATTTAAAACCAAAGAAGGTGAAATTTTAACAGTGCCTTTTCCAGCTATTGCCGATAACGACCCATCTgctactttgatttttttgtttcctGCACAAGGTGTGTaagttgaaaaaagaaaatgactactAGTCATGTGACCACTAGCTCTAGAATCAACGATCTACGTGTTTGTTTTACAAGCCTTGGCACTGAAAAAAGCTGAAAAATCAGTACCTGATTGGGCAAAGGAGGAAGAAGGATTATTGGATCAGTTAGGAAGATAAGAATTCATCTGAAATTGTGGTGATTGAAAAAATTTGTGTAGATGCTCTAGTTGTTCCTTAGTGAATCGAGACCCTTCTAGAGAACTTTGGCCCTCATAATTTTCATAAGTTGTTCCAACGGTAAAACTTTCTTTCTCTGTTTGATTGCTGGATCTCTTATCTCCAATGAAAGTTGTTTTAACCATAATGCTACTAGAGATAACCTAGCTTTGATACCATGAAAGTTTTCAAGAaagcatttaataaaattgttctatattttattaactaaacaaCTGAATTTAAATAGAGAATATTCATAACCTAATTGGGAAAATAAttcccttattctaataaactactaaaagataaaataaaatatttttagagtgtctcaaatgatttattctaagatttatctacctaaataactttaaaatatatcccAAAATATATGGGTTTCACATATTTCAACAAACAttctatttatgttttgtttatttgatgCTTTTAGGAAGTTGCTATCAAAAGAATGACCGCTACAAAGACGAAGGAATTTATGGCAGAGATGAAAGTCTTGTGCAAGGTCCATCATGCAAATCTGGTAATGCTTCACTATGATAAgcaattgtttaaattttgaaacttgcAAAGCTTTCTTCTAATTGTTCGAAGCCATTGACTCCCATtctgatttaattttgttgaaggTAGAGTTGATTGGCTATGCTGCAAGTGATAATGAGCTCTTTCTTATTTATGAATATGCTCAAAAGGGTTCCCTTAGAAGCCATTTACATGATCCCTTGAACAAAGGTAGGACTTTCAGTGCTTCTTGaggttttataatttatttcattcttttaagaATGACTTATTGCAGCTTTACTGGGTCGAATGTTTGATAACTTTTGATAATTCTAGTTTATATGAATTTGAAGCCTATGTATCAATGCTTCTTGAATAGTTGTGATGGAGCGAATGTGGGTACAAGGTTATAAAACTGTGCAACGTATAGTGCTGAAATGGATTGAATGTTGTAAACTACGGTGGTAGATCTTTCCTAACCGTAATGTGTTGAGAAGATGTTGATAGTAAATGCCATGATTAATAAGTAGCTAAATTATTGCTTGACAAACTTTCACAGTGAGGGGTGAGGCTATTTTTATTATCCCAGTGTTCCATGCCTTGTATTAAATAGAATGACCCAGTACATTCTATTCATAGATGGATGTAGCCGTGCATTTTTGAGTCTTTCAATTCCTGATGGCGCAGCCAGTCTGGTTTGTTGGAACTTCCATGGACTGGTCTTAGGCTACAGCAATACTGATTGCTTGTGTACTGATGAGGCTAGACTGAGTACCTTAATGGTAGATTCACTATGTTGAAGCACTATAAAAGTTCAGGATTTTGCTTGGCTGGACAAGGAGCCTAATTTCTAAATGCCGCTTGAGGCTCCCATATAAGTAATTATGAAGTTAGCtcctactctttttttttttttttttttttgctataatAAGAAGCTGAAATCAGAATTTGGtgttaatgataaatttacacAGCTTGTGCtccttttataaaatgtttgaatgCAATTCTATGAGGTGCATGATCTGGATGTGGCATGTCCTGACCTGTGTATAATATCTTTGAGTCGTGAAATTCATGCTATAATTACACTGTGAATGTTTACTGGTTTGAAGGTCATACCCCACTTTCGTGGATAATGAGAGTTCAGATTGCACTTGATGCTGCTAGAGGCCTGGAGTACATCCATGAGCATACCAAAACTCATTATGTTCATCGAGATATCAAGTCAAGCAACATCTTGCTTGATGGTTCTTTCAGGGCAAAGGTTCTAATTACATTATTGGTGGTTTTGTGATTTAAGTGTGCTTGAGAACGTTTGATTGACACTTGTTCTCAAATCAGATTTCAGATTTTGGTTTGTCAAAGCTTGTTGGGAAGACAAATGATGAGGAAGCAACAGCAACAAAAGTTGTCGGTACATTTGGTTATTTGGCACCAGAGTAAGTAATGATATTGTTCTGTGTTGCTCTGactcttcaattttcttgaaatgtTTGTGTTTGATATTCATTTCTGACACATGCGGATAAAGTACAGGGTTATAACCTTCCAAGGACcctccaaaatatatataaatagataaagtATCGTACCCGTATCTGACACTTGTATTTGAACCCAAGTAACGTAGATATTGTTATTTTCACTAAAAGTTCTGCTAAACTCTTTTAATTGTTCCATATTGTTTTCTTATAGATATTTGAGTGATGGACTTGCATCATCGAAAAGCGATGTGTATGCATTTGGTGTTGTTCTGTTTGAGATTATATCTGGAAAGGAGGCCATCATACGGACTGAAGGCAGTGCGATGAAAAACACCGAAAGACGTTCATTGGCATCTATTGTGAGTGTCATTGTAGCACATTCTAAGATACATGCTTTGCCTCTAGACAAGTGTAATGATCCGTGAGAAATGACATCTTTctgaaactaaattttaacataaattttttctGAACGTAGTTTAGTTTTGCACATGGTTTGGTAGCTGAAAAGTTTAATCCCTGATGGTCTAAGTCGGAAACTGATAAAATAATCTAAAGAGCtaatatcttttttctttttcttctactAATAAAACCCAAATCTCTTCTTATTGCAATTTTGCAGATGTTAGCAGCTCTCCGGAACACACCAGACTTGTTGAGCATATCAAACATGAAGGACTATATTGATCCAAGTATGCTGGATCTTTACCCTCATGATTGTGTCTTCAAGGTAAATTTCTTACCTTTATATTGTTGATTAATGCATTTGATGAAAATTCTCGATTGAGCATTCATAGTCAGTTATGACGTTCTGAAAGCTAGAAAATAAGGAGTTAGGGCTGCATTCACAAATCACAATATTCTGATTCAGCAACGGATCTCTGTGTGGTTTTGCTTTATTAGATGGCTATGTTGGCCAAGCAATGCGTGGATGAGGATCCTATTGTACGACCGGACATGAAACAAGTTGTGATAAACTTGTCACAGATCCTATTATCCTCAGTTGAGTGGGAAGCAACACTTGCTGGTAATAGCCAAGTATTTAGTGGGTTGGTCCAAGGAAGATAGTTATAGAGCAGAGGCCGCATTTCGTCTTCATACTTATGTGTGCATAGTTTAATGATATtccagaaggaaaaaaaaggaggaaaaagaaaaaagagaaaaatatgaTATGCTAGTATTTAGGCAGCATTCCTTGGTTTTATCTCTTATTTCATCATGTGTCAGTATTGAcgttagattacattttatg includes the following:
- the LOC105788018 gene encoding lysM domain receptor-like kinase 3; translation: MDPKVSQFVILLPLISLLIVQTLNALDSSSATIPMNCTDTSRLCTSFLAFKPQGNQSLAVIQSMFDVIPQDITVEGEDSHGYIFIKKNCSCLTTSKNYATNTTFTVRSNQGYVYDMILEAYDGLAMVPNVSRPARIGAVVSLRLFCGCSSSLWNYLMSYVMKDGDSVQSLASRFGVSMDSIEQVNGISNPDNVTVGALYYIPLNSAPGEPYHVENEIPPAPVPAPSADTISEIQVSPKAHVPYGWIIGGLGVGLALIILSIVVCVSLRSSSCFVEARGSHAKDHDDKSSHKFHILRKPSFCCGSGRYICGKSENWTQTNGEPSNHQITIPNALGTDVLDVEKPVVFTYEDILFSTDGFSDSNLLGRGIYGSVYFGFLRDQEVAIKRMTATKTKEFMAEMKVLCKVHHANLVELIGYAASDNELFLIYEYAQKGSLRSHLHDPLNKGHTPLSWIMRVQIALDAARGLEYIHEHTKTHYVHRDIKSSNILLDGSFRAKISDFGLSKLVGKTNDEEATATKVVGTFGYLAPEYLSDGLASSKSDVYAFGVVLFEIISGKEAIIRTEGSAMKNTERRSLASIMLAALRNTPDLLSISNMKDYIDPSMLDLYPHDCVFKMAMLAKQCVDEDPIVRPDMKQVVINLSQILLSSVEWEATLAGNSQVFSGLVQGR